A genomic window from Silene latifolia isolate original U9 population chromosome Y, ASM4854445v1, whole genome shotgun sequence includes:
- the LOC141633033 gene encoding uncharacterized protein LOC141633033, producing the protein MNRVEAKAHPDVFTGTFLANSTPAFVIFDTGASLSFISTSFVSKTPLIPSASITTTISFPTGEIIPCSTAFRDVPISIGGNNFPADLLSFKLSGFDIILGMDWLARYDAKFVCRDQKIILKSPLGTRVSYKSISTEPEIKWVSALKMEKWRKGYEVYLCSILDVTIDVKIDDIPIVREYTDVFPEDLPGVPPE; encoded by the coding sequence ATGAACCGTGTGGAAGCTAAGGCTCACCCAGATGTTTTTACTGGTACATTTCTTGCTAATTCTACTCCTGCATTCGTAATTTTTGATACTGGTGCTTCTTTATCATTTATTTCAACATCGTTCGTTAGTAAGACTCCACTCATTCCAAGTGCCTCTATTACAACGACTATATCTTTTCCCACGGGAGAAATTATACCATGTTCAACAGCCTTTCGTGATGTTCCTATATCAATTGGTGGAAACAACTTTCCAGCCGACCTTTTAAGTTTCAAACTCTCTGGATTTGATATTATCCTCGGTATGGATTGGTTAGCAAGGTATGATGCAAAGTTTGTATGTCGTGACCAAAAGATCATTCTCAAAAGTCCTTTAGGAACGAGGGTTTCATATAAGAGCATCTCGACTGAACCCGAGATTAAATGGGTGTCCGCActaaaaatggagaaatggagaaAAGGATACGAAGTATACTTATGCAGTATTCTGGATGTCACTATAGATGTTAAGATTGACGATATTCCTATTGTTCGCGAATACACCGACGTGTTTCCAGAGGATCTTCCAGGTGTCCCACCGGAATGA